Proteins from one Emys orbicularis isolate rEmyOrb1 chromosome 2, rEmyOrb1.hap1, whole genome shotgun sequence genomic window:
- the LOC135874911 gene encoding indoleamine 2,3-dioxygenase 1-like: MEHEDKSESLQKLEEFHVSEEYGFVLRDPLTELPDYYAPWMNVAANLPHLIEGRQLRREVAKMPLLSTQYLRGHRQLRLARLALGFITMGYVWQGGGRQTVKILPRALAVPYCTISELLDLPPILVYADCVLANWKKRDPCGPLNAENLDILFSFPGGDSNKGFFLVSLLVEAAAAAGIKAIPIIVNAILHHGLCSLETALQDVALSICKMREAFKLIHECVNPGVFFRSLRIYLSGWKDNFLMPEGLVYEGVWDSPKQFFGGSAAQSSTLQCFDVLLGIQHSAAQGFSAEYLGCMRDYMPAAHRAFIQTLASGPSLRQFVLATGDAGLHAAFNKCVLALADLRSYHIQIATKYITIPAGRCRAEQQQLGGCVHEGTSVLSERGTGGTGFMRFLKAIRDTTRKAQLMEQEATVPTH; this comes from the exons ACAGAACTGCCAGATTATTACGCTCCCTGGATGAATGTCGCAGCCAACCTGCCCCACCTGATAGAGGGACGTCAGCTCCGCCGGGAAGTAGCAAAG ATGCCACTGCTCAGCACACAGTACCTGCGAGGACACAGGCAGCTGCGCCTGGCTCGCCTGGCTCTCGGCTTCATCACAATGGGATACGTATGGCAAGGAGGCGGCAGACAGACAGTGAAG ATCCTTCCCAGAGCGCTCGCGGTGCCTTACTGCACGATCTCGGAGCTTCTCGACCTGCCGCCCATCCTCGTCTATGCAGACTGCGTTTTGGCAAACTGGAAGAAGAGAGACCCCTGTGG ACCCCTGAACGCAGA GAATCTCGACATCCTGTTTTCATTCCCTGGAGGGGACAGCAACAAAGGTTTCTTCCTAGTCTCTCTTCTTGttgaagcagcagctgcagctggaatCAAG GCAATCCCCATTATTGTCAATGCCATATTGCACCATGGCCTTTGCTCCTTGGAAACAGCACTGCAGGATGTGGCCTTGTCTATATGCAAGATGCGTGAAGCTTTCAAACTGATTCACG AGTGTGTAAATCCAGGAGTGTTTTTCAGATCCCTTCGCATCTACCTCTCAGG CTGGAAGGACAATTTCCTGATGCCGGAGGGGCTGGTGTACGAGGGGGTGTGGGACAGCCCCAAGCAGTTTTTCGGCGGCAGTGCGGCACAGAGCTCGACATTACAGTGCTTTGACGTACTGCTAGGAATCCAGCACAGCGCAGCCCAGG GGTTCTCAGCAGAGTACCTCGGTTGCATGAGAGATTACATGCCAGCAGCTCACAGGGCCTTCATTCAGACCCTAGCTTCTGGCCCCTCCCTCCGGCAGTTTGTCCTGGCAACAGGAGACGCAGGCCTGCATGCAGCTTTCAACAAGTGCGTGTTGGCGCTGGCGGACCTACGGAGCTATCACATACAGATCGCCACCAAGTACATCACCATCCCGGCCGGGAGGTGCCGagcggagcagcagcagctcggggGCTGTGTCCACGAGGGCACGTCGGTGCTCTCAGAAAGGGGAACCGGCGGGACAGGGTTTATGCGCTTTCTCAAAGCCATCAGAGACACCACCCGAAAGGCACAGCTCATGGAGCAGGAGGCAACGGTGCCAACACACTGA